The sequence below is a genomic window from Sorangiineae bacterium MSr12523.
CTTGATGTTCGAGGCTTTGGGATCCGCATGCGGATACTGCTTCACCACCGTGCAACCGGATGCCGCACTGGGGGTCACGCTAAGCTGGACATTCTCTCCCGGCGTAACGTTGTAGATGGCGACAGCCGGCGTGTTCTGATTCTTCGTGGTTTGTTGCGGTTGATTCATGGGAGCGACACTCGTCACGCTCGTGAAGTACCGAACGATGTTGTCGGTATCGCCTGACCCTGCGTCCGAACCACCCGCGTCTCCTCCGCCATCGCCTGCATCTGTTCCAGCGTCAGTCGCCGCACCGGTATCGATTTTGATGACGACGCCGCCATCCTCCGTACAAGCGCCTTCCAAAACGATTCCGACAGCAAGGATACCCTTATCTTGCTTCACTTTAGGGGTGTCGCTGCTTTCCAATAATGCCAACAAGGTCGGTTTGACCCCCTGGGAGATGTACTGGGTCGGCCCACGGTCGGCGTCGCCGGACAATTGCCACTCTTGTTCAATCAAGGTGAGGTACTGGGAGTGTGTTACACGCATGAAGAATGGCGTGTCCTTGGTCGTGGCAATCGAGTACTTGCCATCTGCTCCCGAAGTTCCGCTACCCGAGCCAAGCGTAATGGTAGCGTCCTTCACCTTGGTCCCCACGGGAAAATCGAGCAGGGTTCCCGACTGCTTCGGGCCCGTCGCCGGGGCATCCGTCGAGGTATCCTTACCGGCGTCCGTGCCACCGCCGCCACCCGAGGTGTCATCGGACGAACATCCGACGAACGCGACGCCAAGACCAGCAGACAAGAGACCAAGTGCTGTCAATGTTCTAAATGATATAAAGGACATGCTAATACCTCGTGGTTATTAATCGCAAAAGCAGCGATTGAGCCTTCCTACGTAACTATCCGTATCGTGTTCAACCCGAACGGGTACACCGTTAAGGGCCGATAGCGAGAGAACCCGCCGCGGCCGCGGCCGCAGTGAGGACGGGCGAATCGAGCCGCTGCCAACGACCTTTAAAGATCCCGGTCGGGGAAACGGAGACGATGGCAGCACGGCCGGTCGAAATCGGGCTGTCGTGGCCGGCGACACTGATATTGGTTGAGCTGTCGCCTTGGCCGCATGCCCCGGATCCAAATGTCGCGGTGCGGGCCATGCGGCAAACAAAATTGACGGGGCTGCCATCTCGCTTTGGCGCACGTTCATCAAGATCACCCTTGGGAGGAACGTCGTTTTGGCGCGGCTTGCCCTGCGAAATACTGCGGCGACGCGTGATCTTTGTTGGCCAAGGCGGTCATCGGTTGCGTGCTCAGGTTTGACTCGTGATTCCCACAGGTTCGCCCCCGTTCGCAAGAGTTGGTCCACATTAGGCGCCAACCTACCTTACGGTCACAGACGCTCACTGGACCATCGAAATCGATGGTCTCACCAGATCGCCTTCGCAGACACGCACGTTCGGAGCAGCATCCGCGCTCATCGGCGGGCTGCCGCCATGACACAACGCATCAAACCTCGTCGACTCGTCTCTCACCCGGCCTTTCGCCAGCACGACGACATTGACGACGCCGAGATTGCGTGCCGGACGTGCCCAAGAGCGACGGCGTTGAGAGCGAAGCAGCCGCACCGACGCCAAACGAGGCCGGACCGTAACCCGTAACCTGTCAGCGTGGATTCGGAATCACACGACTACTTATTCAGGCGTGCCACCTGGATTCCGTTGGCCGCACCCCATGAGATGACAGGAACGCCCCTCGAGTCGATCACGATTCCTCCGACGAGCCCTCCTCCGAAGGGCACTGGGGCCGAAAGTGCGGTCCATCCGCTCGTCGTCACTTCTGCGACATGCACATCGCCTTGTTGGTTGTTCGACCACGCTGCGAAAAGACGCCCTTCGTTGTTTCTGGCGATGTACGCCGTAGCAGCTTGGTTTGGGCAGGCGCCAATTGGCGAGCCGATGGTGCTCCACTGCGCTCCGTCGCCCCGACGAAACTGTAGGTCGGGGAAGCATCCGAACACGACGGGCTTGTCGTTGGCATCCACCACCAGAGCACTCCTAAAACTCCCAACCGCGCCAGGAGACCCCACCGATGTCCAGGCGCTTCCCGTCCACGTGAGCACATATGCGTTCGATGGGGACGAAGACGACTGGTACATGGCGTAACGCTTTCCCGTTTTGCTAACCGCAATATTGGGAAAGAAGGCACTATCTGAATTTACGTTTAGAGGGTCGCCTTCTGTTGTCCATATATTGTTCGCGAAGGACTTCACATACATCTTCAGTCCGTTATCCGTCACACCAGTATGCGCCAGCAGGACCTTTCCTGTCGTGGGCTCGACGGCAATGGATGGCCCATTTTGAAAGCCAAGAGCGCCCGCGGGAGCCCCATGCGTTATCCCCCCGAGGTCAACCCAACTGGTACCGGACAAGCCCTGCACTTGAGTCTCAACCTTGCCTACGAAAGCAACGAATGGATCGCCATCCTTGTTGACCGCCAAAGTCTCGAGTGAAGTCGTCTGTCCGCTATTCAGCGGTCCGCCGCGGCGAGTCCAGTCTCCACCAGTGGGGTCAATCGTATTGACCGCAACGTCGCCACCGGTGAAGACACTGATTCGGTCCTTGGAATCGATCGCCATCCCATTCGCCGCTAGATAGGCCTGCGCTTTGGACGAAACCGGTTTGCCGACCCGCAACCAAGCCGGCAGTGTCCAACTCCACGACTTCTTCTCCGCGACAGCGCCCTCGCGCGTGCGGATCTCGTTGATCGT
It includes:
- a CDS encoding Ig-like domain-containing protein, with the protein product MRMHRIAKAAPSTLFSALAFAATFGSGACGSSDSSSDNGGDARGDGGVVKQPGAIVSVSPAENDDNVSIHAPITIEYNVPVQVTPSSMTLSGPNAAVIATTVQQSDDGKTVTVTPVAEIPAPTKLTLTINEIRTREGAVAEKKSWSWTLPAWLRVGKPVSSKAQAYLAANGMAIDSKDRISVFTGGDVAVNTIDPTGGDWTRRGGPLNSGQTTSLETLAVNKDGDPFVAFVGKVETQVQGLSGTSWVDLGGITHGAPAGALGFQNGPSIAVEPTTGKVLLAHTGVTDNGLKMYVKSFANNIWTTEGDPLNVNSDSAFFPNIAVSKTGKRYAMYQSSSSPSNAYVLTWTGSAWTSVGSPGAVGSFRSALVVDANDKPVVFGCFPDLQFRRGDGAQWSTIGSPIGACPNQAATAYIARNNEGRLFAAWSNNQQGDVHVAEVTTSGWTALSAPVPFGGGLVGGIVIDSRGVPVISWGAANGIQVARLNK